The following are encoded together in the Sinorhizobium terangae genome:
- a CDS encoding hybrid sensor histidine kinase/response regulator — translation MIDPDEPYKIQIAKQAKIIEALINRAERGHEVGGSAYSLFESAIALQTEVWEKTKDLEKALDTLGRASTELEIAYQTQERIQRNLADAMVAMEDGLALFSEERLQVCNAQFRHLLPDVEPLIKPGLGFDDYLAAVNASKYLSRDENGGTGRRQPLVKEHGSGQRFSSFVMELRNDRWFQISYRQTSSGNITVLQTEITDIVRENRREKNRLIDQQAHFLQAAFDHMSLGICTFSSRGELLVRNERFGELLGIPLSLLKKGSPFQRIIEHLERHEILERKGRRSKFASWFKAMRRGETMQERCRRRDGMSLDIRIHSLPGDGFIVSIMDVTAETQAAALLEQRVQERTAELTEANRLLQIHAIEQIKIEAALRQAKEAAEAAHTSKTRFLAAASHDLLQPINAAKLYLSMLTETAGQPGAEDVVGRLKRSFTSIESLLQALLDISRLDSPAAEFNIASFELGSLLQGLAGDLAPLATEKGIELRIVPSTRWVTSDQRYLMRCIQNLVVNAIQYTERGRVLVGCRLSGNRLRIEVWDTGIGISEGDQTRIFNEFTRAGGAGKGTGMGLGLSIVERACRHLDHPVRLVSQPGRGSVFSIEVPLAASGRASSRENPIMEQVLDGSLDLIVMVVENDPDELHAMTHVLESWGASVLAAASTVDAAALMQEIGTAPDILLVDYQLDNGDNGIETIRTLRALAGIEIPAIIISANRQREFLQLCNEMSFALLTKPVQLVRLRALIDWKTRARVA, via the coding sequence GTGATCGATCCGGACGAACCCTATAAGATCCAGATCGCCAAGCAGGCCAAGATCATCGAGGCCCTGATCAATCGGGCCGAGCGCGGTCATGAGGTCGGCGGCTCCGCCTATTCGCTCTTCGAATCCGCCATCGCCCTGCAGACGGAGGTCTGGGAAAAGACCAAGGACCTGGAAAAGGCTCTCGATACACTCGGCAGGGCGTCGACCGAGCTGGAGATCGCCTACCAGACGCAGGAGCGCATCCAGAGAAACCTCGCCGATGCCATGGTGGCCATGGAAGACGGCCTTGCCCTCTTCTCCGAAGAGCGGTTGCAGGTCTGCAATGCCCAGTTCCGGCACCTGCTTCCCGACGTCGAGCCGCTGATCAAGCCCGGTCTCGGTTTCGACGACTATCTCGCGGCCGTCAATGCCAGCAAGTATCTGAGCCGGGACGAAAACGGGGGGACCGGCCGTCGCCAGCCTCTGGTGAAGGAGCATGGGTCCGGCCAACGCTTTTCGTCCTTCGTCATGGAGTTGAGAAACGACCGCTGGTTTCAGATTTCCTACCGGCAGACGAGTTCCGGCAACATCACCGTGCTGCAGACCGAAATCACCGACATCGTACGGGAGAACCGGCGCGAGAAGAACCGCCTGATCGACCAGCAGGCTCATTTCCTGCAGGCCGCCTTCGATCACATGTCCCTCGGCATCTGCACGTTTTCGTCGCGCGGCGAGTTGCTGGTTCGCAACGAGCGTTTCGGCGAGCTTCTCGGCATACCGCTTTCGCTTCTGAAGAAGGGAAGTCCGTTCCAGCGCATCATCGAACATTTGGAACGTCACGAGATCCTCGAGCGCAAGGGCCGACGGTCTAAATTCGCCAGCTGGTTCAAGGCCATGCGCCGCGGCGAGACGATGCAGGAACGGTGTCGGCGACGCGACGGCATGAGTCTCGACATTCGCATCCACTCCTTGCCCGGCGACGGTTTCATCGTGTCGATCATGGACGTGACCGCAGAGACCCAAGCGGCAGCGCTTTTGGAACAACGTGTACAGGAGCGGACCGCCGAACTGACAGAGGCCAATCGCCTGCTGCAGATCCATGCGATTGAGCAAATCAAAATCGAGGCCGCGCTTCGGCAGGCCAAGGAGGCAGCCGAAGCGGCCCATACATCGAAGACCCGCTTCCTGGCGGCGGCCAGCCATGACCTTCTTCAGCCGATCAATGCCGCGAAACTTTATCTCTCGATGTTGACGGAGACGGCGGGGCAGCCCGGGGCGGAAGACGTGGTCGGCCGGCTCAAGCGGTCCTTCACCTCGATCGAATCGCTTCTGCAGGCGCTCCTCGATATTTCGCGCCTCGACAGCCCGGCGGCCGAGTTCAACATCGCGTCGTTCGAACTCGGTAGCCTGCTGCAGGGTCTCGCCGGGGATCTGGCGCCCCTGGCGACAGAAAAGGGGATAGAGCTTCGGATCGTCCCATCCACGCGCTGGGTCACGAGCGATCAGCGCTATCTGATGCGCTGCATCCAGAACCTGGTCGTGAACGCGATCCAGTACACGGAGCGTGGCCGTGTGCTGGTCGGTTGCCGGCTCAGCGGCAATCGGCTGCGGATCGAAGTGTGGGACACCGGTATCGGCATTTCCGAGGGGGATCAGACGCGCATTTTCAACGAGTTCACCCGGGCCGGTGGCGCCGGAAAAGGCACGGGCATGGGGCTCGGGCTGTCGATCGTCGAGCGGGCCTGCCGGCATCTCGATCATCCTGTCCGGCTGGTGTCGCAGCCCGGCCGTGGTTCCGTCTTCTCGATCGAAGTGCCGCTTGCCGCGTCCGGCCGTGCCAGTTCCCGCGAAAACCCGATCATGGAGCAGGTGCTCGATGGCAGCCTCGATCTCATCGTCATGGTCGTCGAGAACGATCCCGACGAGCTTCACGCGATGACGCATGTGCTGGAAAGCTGGGGAGCAAGCGTTCTGGCGGCCGCTTCGACCGTCGATGCAGCGGCGCTGATGCAGGAAATCGGCACGGCGCCCGACATTCTGCTGGTCGACTATCAGCTGGACAATGGCGACAATGGCATAGAAACCATTCGTACGCTGCGCGCGCTTGCGGGGATCGAAATCCCCGCGATCATCATTTCTGCCAACCGGCAGCGCGAATTCCTGCAGCTCTGCAACGAAATGTCGTTCGCCTTGCTCACCAAGCCGGTGCAACTGGTGCGGCTGCGGGCACTGATCGACTGGAAAACCCGGGCGCGCGTGGCGTGA
- a CDS encoding S-(hydroxymethyl)glutathione dehydrogenase/class III alcohol dehydrogenase — protein sequence MRTRAALAVEAGKPLVVTEVELEGPRAGEVLVEVKATGICHTDDFTLSGADPEGLFPAILGHEGAGIVVDVGPGVTSVKKGDHVIPLYTPECRACPSCLSRKTNLCTAIRATQGQGVMPDGTSRFSLNGEKLHHYMGCSTFANFTVLPEIAVAKVNPDAPFDKICYIGCGVTTGIGAVINTAKVEMGSTAIVFGLGGIGLNVIQGLRLAGADMIIGVDLNNDKKPWGEKFGMTHFVNPKEVGDDIVPYLVNMTKRGADQIGGADYTFDCTGNVKVMRQALEASHRGWGKSVIIGVAGAGQEIATRPFQLVTGRTWMGTAFGGARGRTDVPKIVDWYMEGKIQIDPMITHTLPLDDINKGFELMHSGESIRSVVVY from the coding sequence ATGCGCACTCGCGCTGCTCTGGCTGTTGAAGCCGGAAAACCCCTTGTTGTGACCGAAGTCGAGCTCGAAGGCCCCCGCGCCGGCGAGGTGCTGGTCGAGGTGAAGGCGACCGGCATCTGCCACACCGATGATTTCACCCTCTCCGGTGCCGACCCGGAAGGGCTGTTTCCGGCAATCCTCGGCCACGAGGGCGCCGGCATCGTCGTCGACGTCGGCCCCGGCGTCACCAGCGTGAAGAAGGGCGACCATGTCATTCCGCTCTACACCCCGGAATGCCGCGCCTGCCCGTCCTGCCTCAGCCGCAAGACCAATCTGTGCACCGCCATCCGCGCCACCCAGGGCCAGGGCGTCATGCCGGACGGCACCTCGCGGTTTTCGCTCAACGGGGAGAAGCTGCACCACTATATGGGCTGCTCGACCTTTGCGAACTTCACCGTTTTGCCGGAGATCGCCGTCGCCAAGGTCAATCCGGACGCCCCGTTCGACAAGATCTGCTACATCGGCTGCGGCGTCACCACCGGCATTGGCGCGGTGATCAACACCGCCAAGGTCGAGATGGGATCGACGGCGATCGTCTTCGGTCTCGGCGGCATCGGTCTCAACGTCATCCAGGGGCTCAGGCTTGCCGGCGCCGACATGATCATCGGCGTCGATTTGAACAACGACAAGAAGCCCTGGGGCGAGAAGTTCGGCATGACCCACTTCGTCAATCCGAAGGAGGTCGGCGACGACATCGTGCCTTATCTCGTCAACATGACCAAGCGCGGCGCCGACCAGATCGGCGGCGCCGACTACACCTTCGACTGCACCGGCAATGTCAAGGTGATGCGCCAGGCACTCGAGGCCTCGCATCGCGGCTGGGGCAAGTCGGTGATCATCGGGGTGGCCGGCGCCGGCCAGGAGATTGCGACCCGGCCGTTCCAGCTGGTCACCGGCCGCACCTGGATGGGCACCGCCTTCGGCGGCGCGCGCGGGCGCACCGACGTGCCGAAGATCGTCGACTGGTACATGGAGGGCAAGATCCAGATCGATCCGATGATCACCCACACGCTGCCGCTCGACGACATCAACAAGGGCTTCGAACTGATGCATTCCGGCGAAAGCATTCGCTCGGTCGTCGTCTACTGA
- a CDS encoding FIST signal transduction protein — protein sequence MTAVDDLDRKPAEAVRLAASRADDAAVALAEIRRQLATARPSFVLLFVPNRLQPDDVAKALRVSLPNTVVFGCTTAGQITSRGYEDDALLAIAFQRHHFRVASILFEPISPVSIADVVSQTERLAAQFRATPGRKRLALIFADGLSKQEDILMAALEAGLKDIPVFGGSAGDGLRFERTQVLRNGEFHSNAALLLLLETDLDFSGLGFDHFQPTETRMVVTRAVPEERLVLEINGSPAAEEYARLVKVPVSELSPMVFAENPVLVRNGNLYHVRAIQQIHGEHGLTFLSAIDDGLLLRLGRGKEIIRTLETGLAVSDKDGEAPDFILGFDCYLRKLEIKGKGLDGKASEQFRQHRVVGFNTYGEQHLGVHVNQTFVGVAFFRPKGGAPL from the coding sequence ATGACGGCTGTCGACGATCTTGACCGCAAACCGGCGGAGGCAGTGCGGCTCGCCGCATCGCGTGCCGATGACGCAGCGGTTGCGCTTGCCGAAATCAGACGGCAGCTTGCCACCGCAAGGCCGAGCTTCGTCCTCCTGTTCGTGCCGAACAGGCTTCAACCCGATGACGTTGCCAAGGCTCTGCGGGTGTCGCTACCGAACACCGTGGTCTTCGGCTGCACGACGGCCGGCCAGATCACGTCGCGGGGCTATGAAGACGACGCGTTGCTGGCGATCGCGTTCCAGCGGCATCACTTCCGGGTTGCCTCGATCCTGTTCGAACCGATCTCGCCGGTTTCGATTGCCGATGTCGTGTCGCAGACGGAGCGGCTCGCCGCGCAATTCCGTGCGACGCCGGGCCGTAAGCGGCTCGCCCTGATTTTTGCCGATGGACTGTCCAAACAGGAGGATATCCTGATGGCGGCCCTGGAGGCGGGCCTGAAGGACATTCCCGTCTTTGGCGGGTCGGCCGGTGACGGGTTGCGGTTCGAGCGCACCCAGGTCCTGCGCAATGGCGAATTTCACAGCAACGCCGCACTTCTTCTCCTGCTTGAAACCGATCTGGACTTTAGCGGCCTCGGCTTCGATCATTTCCAGCCCACGGAAACACGCATGGTGGTTACCCGTGCTGTCCCGGAGGAAAGGCTGGTTCTGGAAATCAACGGCTCACCGGCGGCCGAGGAGTATGCCCGGCTCGTCAAGGTGCCGGTCAGCGAGTTGTCACCGATGGTTTTCGCCGAGAACCCCGTGCTGGTGCGCAACGGCAATCTCTATCATGTGCGGGCAATCCAGCAGATCCACGGCGAACATGGCCTCACCTTCCTGTCGGCCATCGACGACGGTCTGCTGCTGAGGCTCGGTCGTGGCAAGGAAATCATTCGCACCCTCGAAACGGGGCTCGCCGTCAGCGACAAGGACGGTGAGGCACCCGATTTCATCCTGGGTTTCGACTGCTATCTGCGCAAGCTCGAGATCAAGGGCAAGGGCCTGGACGGCAAGGCGTCCGAGCAGTTCCGCCAGCATCGGGTCGTCGGTTTCAACACCTATGGCGAACAGCATCTCGGCGTGCATGTGAATCAGACCTTCGTCGGTGTCGCATTCTTCCGGCCAAAGGGAGGCGCGCCGCTGTGA
- the paoA gene encoding aldehyde dehydrogenase iron-sulfur subunit PaoA, with translation MQSPGALEISRRDLLVASAATVTVASTASLSHAQTNAPAASQSTNVSFTVNGERRELELDNRTTLLDALREHLHLTGTKKGCDHGQCGACTVLIDGRRVNSCLTLAVMHEGDSITTIEGLGQPDSLHPMQAAFVKHDGFQCGYCTPGQICSSIAMLEEITANIPSHVTADLLAPSEVTAAEIRERMSGNICRCGAYSNIVEAITEVAGRKA, from the coding sequence ATGCAAAGCCCTGGCGCACTTGAAATTTCCCGGCGCGACCTGCTCGTCGCGTCGGCCGCCACCGTCACAGTGGCAAGCACAGCCTCGCTCAGCCACGCACAGACAAATGCCCCCGCCGCATCGCAAAGCACGAACGTCTCGTTCACGGTGAACGGCGAGCGCCGCGAGCTTGAGCTCGACAACCGGACAACGCTGCTCGATGCACTCCGGGAGCACCTGCATCTCACCGGCACAAAGAAGGGATGCGACCACGGACAGTGCGGCGCTTGTACGGTCCTCATCGACGGACGCCGCGTCAACTCCTGCCTGACGCTTGCGGTCATGCATGAGGGCGACAGCATCACGACGATCGAGGGCCTGGGCCAGCCCGACAGCCTCCATCCGATGCAGGCCGCCTTCGTCAAGCATGACGGTTTCCAGTGCGGCTACTGCACGCCCGGCCAGATCTGTTCCTCGATCGCGATGCTCGAAGAGATCACGGCCAATATTCCGAGCCATGTGACGGCCGATCTGCTCGCTCCTTCCGAGGTGACGGCCGCGGAGATCCGGGAACGCATGAGCGGCAATATCTGTCGATGCGGCGCCTATTCGAACATCGTCGAAGCCATCACCGAAGTCGCGGGGAGGAAGGCATGA
- a CDS encoding FAD binding domain-containing protein, translating into MRAFTYERASSIEAAAKAAADMNGAKFIAGGTNLLDLMKLEIETPTHLIDVNGLGLDKIEPTPEGGLRIGALVRNTDLAADDGIRRDYALLSRALVAGASGQLRNRATTAGNLLQRTRCPYFYDTNQPCNKRQPGSGCAALAGFSRQLAVVGASDHCIATHPSDMAVAMRALDAVIETVRPDGKMRSIPIADLHRLPGDTPHIEHVLDRGELITAVVLPKPAGGKQVYRKVRDRASYAFALVSVAAVVQPDGTGRIAVGGIAPKPWRDEAAEAELAGGAKAVTAKLLAKARPTEQNTFKVALVERTLSAVLSEARE; encoded by the coding sequence ATGAGAGCTTTCACTTACGAACGCGCTTCCTCGATCGAGGCGGCCGCTAAGGCGGCGGCCGACATGAATGGAGCGAAATTCATCGCAGGCGGCACCAATCTCCTGGACTTGATGAAGCTCGAGATCGAGACGCCCACGCATCTGATTGATGTCAACGGACTGGGGCTGGACAAGATCGAGCCGACGCCGGAAGGCGGTCTCAGGATTGGCGCCCTTGTCCGCAACACGGATCTTGCCGCCGATGACGGCATTCGTCGCGACTATGCCCTCCTGTCACGGGCGCTGGTTGCCGGGGCATCGGGACAGTTGCGCAACAGGGCGACGACCGCCGGCAACCTGCTGCAGCGCACGCGCTGTCCATATTTCTACGACACCAACCAACCCTGCAACAAACGGCAACCCGGCAGCGGCTGCGCAGCGCTTGCCGGCTTCAGCCGCCAGCTCGCGGTGGTCGGTGCCAGCGATCACTGCATCGCGACACATCCGAGCGACATGGCTGTGGCGATGCGTGCGCTCGATGCCGTCATCGAGACCGTGCGGCCGGACGGCAAGATGCGCAGCATTCCCATTGCCGATCTTCATCGCCTGCCCGGTGATACGCCGCATATCGAGCATGTCCTCGACCGCGGCGAGCTGATCACGGCGGTCGTCCTGCCGAAGCCCGCTGGCGGCAAGCAGGTCTACCGCAAGGTTCGTGATCGGGCGTCCTATGCCTTCGCGCTGGTTTCCGTCGCTGCGGTGGTGCAACCGGACGGGACCGGCCGCATCGCGGTCGGTGGCATTGCGCCCAAACCCTGGCGCGACGAGGCAGCCGAGGCAGAGCTTGCTGGCGGGGCAAAGGCGGTCACCGCCAAGCTACTCGCAAAGGCCCGCCCTACGGAACAGAACACCTTCAAGGTGGCGCTCGTCGAACGCACGCTGAGCGCGGTCCTTTCCGAAGCGAGGGAATGA
- the fghA gene encoding S-formylglutathione hydrolase, whose protein sequence is MELVTQNQCFGGTQSVYRHLSEVCGVEMTFGLYLPPQARTRPVPLLWYLSGLTCTHENAMIKAGLQRHAAEEGLALVFPDTSPRGEGVADDEAYDLGQGAGFYVNATQKPWARHYRMYDYIVTELPALLQEQLPLNGINGVTGHSMGGHGALTIAFRNPSLFRSVSAFAPILNPTRSDWGRKQFSAYLGDDEAHWGMYDACLLLSELGWQGDILIDQGSADQFLGQLQPEAMARLMAERRQAGVLRMQAGYDHSYYFVASFGEDHVRWHAERLNAA, encoded by the coding sequence ATGGAACTGGTAACGCAAAATCAATGCTTTGGCGGGACGCAGTCGGTTTACCGGCACCTGTCCGAGGTCTGCGGTGTCGAGATGACCTTCGGCCTCTATCTGCCGCCGCAGGCGCGGACGCGTCCGGTCCCGCTGCTGTGGTATCTCTCGGGGCTGACCTGTACCCATGAGAACGCCATGATCAAGGCGGGCTTGCAGCGGCACGCGGCGGAAGAGGGGCTGGCGCTGGTCTTCCCCGATACCTCGCCGCGCGGCGAAGGGGTGGCCGACGACGAGGCCTACGATCTCGGACAGGGCGCAGGCTTCTACGTCAACGCGACGCAGAAGCCCTGGGCACGGCACTACCGGATGTATGATTACATCGTCACGGAATTGCCCGCCCTGCTGCAGGAGCAATTACCGCTCAACGGCATCAACGGTGTTACCGGGCACTCGATGGGCGGTCATGGCGCGCTGACGATCGCCTTTCGCAATCCTTCGCTGTTCCGCTCGGTTTCCGCCTTTGCACCGATTCTCAATCCGACCCGGTCCGACTGGGGCCGCAAGCAGTTCTCGGCCTATCTCGGCGACGACGAGGCCCATTGGGGCATGTACGACGCTTGCCTGCTCCTCAGCGAACTCGGCTGGCAGGGCGACATCCTGATCGATCAGGGCTCGGCAGACCAGTTCCTGGGACAGTTGCAGCCCGAGGCGATGGCCCGGCTCATGGCCGAGCGGCGCCAGGCCGGCGTCCTCAGGATGCAGGCGGGATATGACCATAGCTACTACTTCGTGGCGAGCTTCGGCGAAGACCACGTGCGCTGGCATGCAGAGCGGTTGAACGCCGCGTAA
- a CDS encoding response regulator translates to MSQTALPVHSLSIKSALVIDDHPLYCDALAATMESTFKTRRIRTATSLSEAMQQLRMRFSPDLIMLDLNLPDASGLSGFLKIKEKMPDIPVIVISAITSKDVVQSVIAAGAAGFIPKDMDRQNFQEAMQDIWNGKTYVPPGYTIPTRSTATDLSVETISRKIAHLSQQQTRILGLICEGMPNKLIAYEMQLAEATVKAHITALLRRLGVHNRTQAAMLVREVSIRHSLQ, encoded by the coding sequence ATGTCGCAGACTGCGTTGCCCGTCCACTCGCTTTCAATAAAATCGGCCTTGGTGATCGATGACCATCCGCTTTATTGCGATGCCCTGGCCGCGACGATGGAAAGCACCTTCAAGACGCGTCGAATTCGAACGGCGACGTCGCTCAGCGAAGCGATGCAGCAACTGCGAATGCGGTTTTCACCCGATCTGATCATGCTTGATCTCAATCTGCCGGACGCGTCGGGTCTGAGCGGTTTTCTGAAGATCAAGGAGAAGATGCCGGACATCCCGGTGATCGTCATCTCGGCGATCACGTCGAAGGACGTCGTCCAGTCGGTTATTGCAGCCGGGGCCGCGGGTTTCATTCCCAAGGATATGGACCGGCAGAATTTCCAGGAGGCGATGCAGGATATCTGGAACGGCAAGACCTATGTGCCGCCAGGCTACACGATCCCGACACGCAGCACAGCCACGGACCTGTCGGTGGAAACGATTTCGCGCAAGATCGCGCATTTGTCGCAGCAGCAGACCCGTATCCTGGGGCTGATCTGTGAAGGGATGCCGAACAAGCTGATCGCCTACGAGATGCAACTGGCCGAGGCGACCGTCAAGGCCCATATCACGGCGCTTCTGCGCCGGCTGGGCGTCCATAACCGCACGCAGGCGGCGATGCTGGTGCGCGAAGTCTCGATCCGCCATAGCCTGCAGTGA